The sequence below is a genomic window from Paenibacillus sp. DCT19.
GGTTGTAACAACTACGCTTTTTGATATAGGGCAATATCGAACACATCATCAGGACGTAATACCGTGTCTGCAAGCTTCCATTTCTGACTGTCCGTTTCCCTCATAGGATAATTGAATAGAGATTTTAATTGGTCGCCATATCTCATCGCTACAACGACATGATCATTCGTCAGGTCATGCAATTGATCGAGCAGATCATACTTATTCGCTACTGTAGAGCTGAAAATAATATGTGTTGCTTCCCGGGTGTAGTCCAGCTGTTCGAGCAGTATGCGTTCCAGACGAATGTTCAAGCCAGCTCCCAGAATCTCCACAACCTTCTGTCCTAACGTAATCGCCTCTTCGTCGATATCGATTCCCACGACCTCGGCTCCTGTTCGCTTGGCGATATACAAGGGAGTCATCGGAAATGAACCCGAACCTACCAGCAATACCTTGGACTGAGATGTGACGTGGAAGCTGCCAAACTCTTTATCAATGCATTCTTCGATGTTCTTGAAATAATCCGCGATCTGCACGTCACCACGCTGCAATCGTAATGCACGATACTTCTCCATAATGGCTACACAGTAGGCTGATTGCTGCCTTAGTTCCTCCACGAGAGGATGAAGGCTGTCCAGCTCTTGTTCTGCAAGCTGTTCCCAGGCTGCCTTGTTCTCCGGATCTGTCACGAATTTGGAATAATGATCGATCAGCGCTTCAAGCTCTGAACTATGATGCAGCGTATGATCATATTTGCTTCCCAGCTCATTGAATTTCATCGCGTATTCACGCAAACAGGTCTGAAAATGAACCAATGTGACCATTTCTTATCCCCCTACATCTTGTCATCGTGTTACGTGTGATGTGTCTGTAAAAGTGCACTTGCTGGGTCATCGATAAATGCTCTGCCTTGTGCCACAATGCCCACAGTTCCCTCAATGGTAATACTCTCAAGCTCTGCTTCATGCCACTTGGCTACCACCTTAATGGCACCACCAGGCTGCTTGATATATTGAGATATTTCCCGTTGCTGGCTCCATGCAAGGTATGCTCCTAGGGAGGCTGTACCTGAACCACATCCTCTTTCCCAGATCAGACTATCCAATTGAGGTACATAGATGAGTGGAGCTAGCTCTGCTGACGACGATTTATATAACATAATACCGATCAGCTTATCCCCATCGTTAGCCCAAGTAAGCGAGCCAAGGCTTGAGCCCTTCTCTTCATCGTCTCATCGAATTCTTCAACTTCAATCACAATATGGATAAATT
It includes:
- a CDS encoding SAM-dependent methyltransferase translates to MVTLVHFQTCLREYAMKFNELGSKYDHTLHHSSELEALIDHYSKFVTDPENKAAWEQLAEQELDSLHPLVEELRQQSAYCVAIMEKYRALRLQRGDVQIADYFKNIEECIDKEFGSFHVTSQSKVLLVGSGSFPMTPLYIAKRTGAEVVGIDIDEEAITLGQKVVEILGAGLNIRLERILLEQLDYTREATHIIFSSTVANKYDLLDQLHDLTNDHVVVAMRYGDQLKSLFNYPMRETDSQKWKLADTVLRPDDVFDIALYQKA